One genomic segment of Theobroma cacao cultivar B97-61/B2 chromosome 6, Criollo_cocoa_genome_V2, whole genome shotgun sequence includes these proteins:
- the LOC108662429 gene encoding uncharacterized protein LOC108662429: MTKLPLIKDIGSTSIYESIKQIQELQEQLARRDAQINNSNSSDEENDTNPFHQNLSSDEEVPIRRLRTTAARDLRIKIDIPEFEGRLHPDDFLDWLYTVERVFELKDIPDEKRVKLVAIKLKKHASIWWENLKRQREREGRNKIRTWDKMRRELKRKFLLEHYRQEIFIKFHNLRQKTMTVEEYTMEFEQLHIKCDVHEPEEQIVARYLEGLNVEIADVVQLQPYWNLNDVIRLALKVEKQQSRKRSMSSSRQQESISNDESQSSVTIPPPKVNSSKAASSNDKKTTFTRASNVNKKCFKCQGFGHIASDCPNRRIISLVEEEDYVNWEKLEPVYDEYDDEEIEKVSADHGEALIVRRNLNTALMTKDESWLRHNIFYTRCTSQGKVCNVIIDSGSCENVVANYMVEKLKLPTEVHPHPYKLQWLRKGNDIKVTKHYCVQFSIGNKYEDEVWCDVIPMDACHLLLGRPWQYDRRAHYDGYNNTYSFIKDGVKIMLTPLKPEDRPKRQEEDKALITVPSLSKAYCESNHLCLLLVSKENKVSSSLSNDGQTKLINQSSGNLSRSFVDNHAVNKTTVKYDFPSPRLDDMFIGSKVFLKMDLKKGYQQIRIRLGDEWKTTFKTMDELIKCLVWTMTIYRSRHQHGVCPGLLVRAEFF, translated from the exons atgacaaaattacccttgatCAAGGATATCGGGTCTACTTCTATCTACGAATCTATAAAG CAAATTCAAGAATTACAAGAGCAACTCGCAAGACGTGATGCTCAAATAAACAATAGCAACTCTAGTGATGAAGAGAATGACACCAACccgtttcatcaaaatttgtCCTCTGATGAAGAAGTACCTATTCGTCGCCTGAGAACTACTGCTGCTAGAGATTTGAGAATCAAAATCGACATTCCTGAGTTTGAAGGAAGACTTCATCCTGATGACTTCCTTGACTGGCTCTACACAGTAGAAAGAGTTTTTGAGCTCAAAGATATTCCCGATGAAAAACGTGTGAAGCTTGTggcaattaaattgaagaaacacGCTTCTATTTGGTGGGAAAATCTCAAAAGACAACGAGAAAGAGAAGGCCGCAACAAGATCAGAACATGGGATAAGATGCGTCGAGAACTCAAGCGTAAGTTCCTTCTTGAGCATTATCGAcaagaaatttttatcaaatttcataaCTTGAGGCAAAAAACAATGACGGTGGAAGAATATACAATGGAGTTCGAGCAACTTCACATAAAGTGCGATGTCCATGAGCCTGAAGAACAAATTGTAGCTCGTTATCTTGAGGGTCTCAATGTTGAAATTGCAGATGTTGTTCAACTACAACCATATTGGAACCTAAATGATGTCATCAGATTAGCATTAAAGGTTGAAAAACAACAATCACGAAAAAGGTCAATGAGTTCATCTAGACAACAAGAATCTATCTCAAATGATGAAAGTCAGAGTTCAGTAACCATTCCGCCTCCAAAGGTAAACTCTTCCAAAGCTGCAAGTAGTAACGATAAAAAGACTACTTTTACTCGTGCTTCTAATGTCAACAAAAAGTGCTTCAAATGCCAAGGATTTGGACATATTGCTTCTGATTGTCCGAATCGAAGAATTATTTCCTtagtagaagaagaagattatGTGAATTGGGAAAAATTAGAACCAGTCTATGATGAGTATGATGACGAAGAGATAGAAAAAGTTTCTGCTGACCATGGAGAAGCTCTTATTGTTCGTCGTAACCTTAACACTGCCCTGATGACTAAAGATGAAAGTTGGCTTCGTCACAACATATTTTATACAAGGTGCACATCCCAAGGGAAGGTTTGTAATGTCATTATTGATAGTGGAAGTTGTGAGAATGTTGTTGCCAACTACATGGTGGAAAAGTTGAAACTTCCAACTGAAGTACATCCTCATCCTTACAAGCTACAATGGCTGAGAAAAGGAAACGATATAAAGGTAACAAAGCATTATTGTGTTCAATTCTCTATTGGAAATAAGTATGAAGATGAAGTCTGGTGTGATGTTATCCCAATGGACGCATGCCACTTGTTGTTAGGGCGACCATGGCAATATGATCGTCGAGCTCACTATGATGGATACAATAATACTTATTCTTTCATCAAGGATGGAGTAAAAATAATGTTGACTCCATTAAAGCCAGAAGATcgaccaaagagacaagaggAAGATAAAGCACTCATCACTGTGCCTAGCTTAAGCAAAGCTTATTGTGAGTCAAACCATTTATGTCTCTTATTAGTTTCTAAGGAGAATAAAGTGTCTTCATCCTTATCCAATGATGGTCAAACAAAATTGATCAACCAAAGTTCGGGAAACTTATCGAGAAGCTTTGTGGACAACCATGCCGTTAACAAGACTACAGTTAAGTATGATTTTCCTAGCCCTCGATTGGATGACATGTTCATTGGCTCTAAAGTGTTTTTGAAGATGGATTTGAAGAAAGGATATCAACAAATTCGAATACGACTTGGAGATGAATGGAAAACAACCTTCAAAACAATGGATGAATTGATCAAATGCTTGGTATGGACTATGACAATATATAGATCCAGACATCAACATGGAGTATGTCCAGGCCTACTCGTCAGAGCCGAGTTTTTCTGA